One genomic segment of Caldimonas brevitalea includes these proteins:
- a CDS encoding TAXI family TRAP transporter solute-binding subunit, which translates to MIKSALMTLVLGVCTTLAAHAAPDRLVAGPERGTYVQVARDLSKLVAKPAGIDLDVAPSKGSTENVRRLRAEQGVRLAMVQSDVYQAFVNEAKAGDADAAQLIKPLRVVLPLYDEEIYFVTRADSPLTYIHEIKDKRINLGPVGSGTALTATTLYRLMFGTPIADRNMSFLSNEEALLKLATDRSIDVAVVVAGQPAKLFADMKQEARQYVKLLKLDPQASESQAATSIYNHSAIRSASYPNWLQDDVATLSTKALLVTYNYRTPDLQQLLTRFALSMCRNFDQLRAEGHAKWQEVSLTLPPLGAGWSYYGPTERILGNCSALQSSPKLDGAPARTAASCPQDKVVLGLCRR; encoded by the coding sequence ATGATCAAGTCCGCTTTGATGACCCTCGTCCTCGGCGTGTGCACCACGCTCGCGGCGCACGCCGCGCCCGACCGCCTGGTGGCCGGCCCCGAGCGCGGCACCTACGTCCAGGTGGCGCGCGACCTGTCCAAGCTGGTGGCCAAGCCGGCCGGCATCGACCTGGATGTCGCGCCGTCCAAGGGCTCCACCGAGAACGTGCGGCGCCTGCGCGCCGAGCAGGGCGTGCGCCTGGCGATGGTGCAGTCCGACGTCTACCAGGCCTTCGTCAACGAGGCCAAGGCGGGCGATGCGGACGCCGCCCAGCTGATCAAGCCGCTGCGCGTGGTGTTGCCGCTCTATGACGAGGAGATCTATTTCGTCACCCGCGCCGACTCGCCGCTGACCTACATCCACGAGATCAAGGACAAGCGCATCAACCTCGGCCCGGTCGGCAGTGGCACCGCGCTGACCGCCACCACGCTGTACCGGCTGATGTTCGGTACGCCGATCGCCGACAGGAACATGTCGTTCCTGTCGAACGAGGAGGCCTTGCTGAAGCTGGCGACCGATCGTTCGATCGACGTGGCCGTCGTCGTCGCCGGCCAGCCGGCCAAACTGTTCGCCGACATGAAGCAGGAGGCGCGGCAGTACGTGAAGCTGCTGAAGCTCGACCCGCAAGCGAGCGAAAGCCAGGCCGCCACCTCGATCTACAACCACTCGGCGATCCGCTCGGCCAGCTACCCGAACTGGCTGCAGGACGACGTCGCCACGCTGAGCACCAAGGCGCTGCTCGTCACGTACAACTATCGGACACCGGACCTGCAACAGCTGCTGACCCGCTTCGCGCTGTCGATGTGCCGCAACTTCGACCAGCTGCGCGCCGAGGGCCACGCCAAGTGGCAGGAGGTCAGCCTGACGCTGCCCCCGCTCGGCGCCGGGTGGAGCTACTACGGCCCCACCGAGCGCATCCTCGGCAATTGCTCGGCCTTGCAAAGCAGCCCCAAGCTGGACGGGGCGCCGGCCCGCACGGCAGCATCGTGTCCGCAAGACAAGGTGGTGCTGGGGCTGTGCCGGCGCTGA
- a CDS encoding response regulator transcription factor, translated as MNPAAALVIEEKQSHLIVSTALECAGYHCTDFTSTAALLRGLKRDDHAVVVVDMDHPAAQAGEVLDWRRNWLNPGVVVILLGSGTDASSGVAQALDAGADDFVAKPVRGPELLARLQAARRRAAARPEAQPLGLAGCLVDRNSCSLQSSRGRVELTAREMAVAQLLFESAGEVVTRQRLARHVWGCDCELIGRSIEQHIYQLRRKLKRCIGEAVALRGVYGCGYRLDAVPTTTSTGAGPASARNNSAVPPSAPPPLPKRAAPTLLSPAAAASDLLSA; from the coding sequence ATGAACCCAGCAGCAGCCCTCGTCATCGAAGAAAAGCAATCCCATCTGATCGTCAGCACCGCGCTCGAATGCGCCGGTTATCACTGCACCGACTTCACCTCGACAGCCGCCTTGCTGCGCGGCCTCAAGCGCGACGATCACGCGGTGGTGGTGGTCGACATGGATCACCCGGCGGCGCAGGCCGGCGAGGTGCTCGACTGGCGCCGCAACTGGCTCAACCCAGGGGTCGTCGTGATCCTGCTGGGCAGCGGCACCGACGCCAGCAGTGGCGTCGCGCAAGCGCTCGACGCCGGCGCCGATGACTTCGTCGCAAAGCCGGTGCGCGGGCCGGAGCTGCTGGCGCGTTTGCAAGCCGCTCGGCGTCGCGCGGCGGCACGTCCGGAGGCCCAACCGCTGGGCCTCGCCGGGTGCCTGGTGGACCGCAACAGCTGCAGCCTGCAGTCATCGCGGGGCCGGGTCGAGTTGACGGCACGCGAGATGGCGGTGGCGCAGTTGTTGTTCGAAAGCGCCGGCGAAGTGGTGACGCGGCAGCGGCTGGCCCGGCACGTGTGGGGCTGCGACTGCGAACTGATCGGCCGTTCGATCGAACAACACATCTACCAGCTGCGCCGCAAGCTCAAGCGCTGCATCGGCGAAGCGGTCGCCTTGCGTGGTGTGTATGGCTGCGGCTATCGCCTCGACGCGGTGCCGACGACGACCTCCACCGGCGCCGGCCCGGCGAGTGCGCGCAACAACAGCGCGGTGCCCCCGTCGGCACCGCCCCCGCTGCCGAAGCGTGCCGCCCCGACCCTGCTCTCGCCAGCGGCAGCTGCCTCCGATTTGCTGTCGGCCTGA
- a CDS encoding sigma-54-dependent transcriptional regulator, protein MLASSSSSSSSSSSSSSQPAPHEPSGKRVVVVEDDEAFRAGVERSLQMAGYDVASFEDAESATRYLSGNVAAMVLTDLRLPRSDGLSVLEIARQKDREMPVVLMTGHGDIPTAIQAIRAGAYDFLEKPFSRERLLAVVARASDQYRLVLENRQLRNRLAESAGIDKIVIGDSAPIRELRDLILRLAPTPADVLINGETGTGKELVARCLHDFGHRSGNFVAVNCAAIPENLFESELFGHEAGAFTGAGKQRIGKIEHAKNGTLFLDEIEAMPLSLQAKVLRVLQEREVERLGNNKPIPVNFRVVAATKVSLEELSHKGQFRPDLFYRLNVVSLQVPPLRDRIGDILTLFQGFLQQASLRYQMPAPPLTPEQHQALLASRWPGNVRELKSCAERMLLGLPIFVDGKASSAAATRSFDESVAIIERSLLEEALRRHGGSVKPACAELKLTLATMYRKLKALGVDPAAYKQSGAEDETA, encoded by the coding sequence ATGCTCGCATCTTCATCATCATCTTCTTCGTCGTCGTCGTCATCGTCATCTCAGCCGGCACCCCACGAGCCGAGCGGCAAGCGTGTGGTGGTCGTCGAGGACGACGAGGCGTTCCGTGCCGGCGTGGAGCGCTCGCTGCAGATGGCGGGCTACGACGTGGCGAGCTTCGAAGACGCCGAGTCGGCGACCCGGTATCTGTCGGGTAACGTCGCCGCGATGGTGTTGACCGACCTGCGCCTGCCCCGCTCCGACGGGTTGTCGGTGCTCGAGATCGCCCGGCAGAAGGACCGGGAAATGCCGGTGGTGCTGATGACCGGCCATGGCGACATTCCCACCGCCATCCAGGCGATCCGCGCCGGCGCCTACGACTTTCTCGAAAAACCGTTCAGCCGCGAAAGGCTGCTGGCCGTGGTCGCGCGCGCCTCCGACCAGTACCGCCTGGTGCTGGAGAACCGCCAGTTGCGCAACCGCCTGGCCGAATCGGCGGGCATCGACAAGATCGTGATCGGCGACAGCGCGCCGATCCGCGAACTGCGTGACCTGATCCTGCGGCTGGCGCCGACACCCGCGGATGTGCTGATCAACGGTGAGACCGGCACGGGCAAGGAGTTGGTGGCGCGCTGCCTGCACGACTTCGGGCACCGCTCGGGAAACTTTGTCGCGGTCAATTGCGCTGCCATTCCCGAGAATTTGTTCGAAAGCGAGCTGTTTGGTCACGAGGCCGGCGCCTTCACCGGCGCCGGCAAACAGCGCATCGGCAAGATCGAACATGCGAAAAACGGCACCTTGTTCCTCGACGAGATCGAGGCCATGCCACTGTCGCTGCAAGCCAAGGTGCTGCGGGTGCTGCAGGAGCGCGAAGTCGAGCGCCTGGGCAACAACAAGCCGATCCCGGTCAACTTCCGCGTGGTGGCCGCGACCAAGGTGAGCCTGGAAGAACTGAGCCACAAAGGCCAGTTCCGTCCCGATTTGTTTTACCGGCTCAACGTGGTGTCGCTGCAGGTGCCGCCCTTGCGCGACCGCATCGGCGACATCCTGACCTTGTTCCAAGGTTTCCTACAGCAGGCCAGCCTGCGCTACCAGATGCCCGCGCCGCCGCTCACCCCGGAGCAGCACCAGGCCTTGTTGGCCTCACGTTGGCCGGGCAATGTGCGCGAGTTGAAGAGCTGTGCCGAACGTATGTTGCTGGGGTTACCCATCTTCGTCGACGGCAAGGCGTCCTCGGCTGCGGCCACACGGTCCTTCGACGAGTCGGTGGCGATAATCGAGCGCAGCTTGCTGGAGGAAGCGCTGCGCCGGCATGGCGGGTCGGTGAAGCCGGCCTGCGCGGAGCTGAAGCTGACCTTGGCGACGATGTACCGGAAGTTGAAGGCGTTGGGGGTGGATCCGGCGGCTTACAAGCAGTCGGGGGCGGAGGACGAGACGGCGTGA
- a CDS encoding PepSY-associated TM helix domain-containing protein, with amino-acid sequence MQSSTLKRWSWVHKWSSIVCTAFMLLLCVTGLPLIFHHEIGHLLGTEVEAPPMPNSTQRVSLDRVLEVAHAQHPDRVVQFASQPEDSTDLWFVTLTPTLDPTDDFRSVAVDARTGEVLAQPRFDEGFIWVMFKLHVDLFAGLPGKLFLGLMGLLLLVAIVSGVVLYGPFMRKLEFGTVRRGRQPRLKWLDLHNVLGVVTLMWLFVVGATGMINTWADLLIKYWQHDQLTTLLAPYQGQPVVPHAERAPVQRALEAASRQAPGMNLSFIAFAGTAFSSPHHTTFFMRGNQPLTSRLLQPVLVDVRTAEVTAAPPLPWYLAALQLSQPLHFGDYGGRPMQILWALLDIVSIVVLGSGLYLWLRKGQPAAVTEDSAAVQEARAIS; translated from the coding sequence ATGCAAAGCTCGACCCTCAAACGCTGGTCCTGGGTGCACAAGTGGAGCAGCATCGTCTGCACCGCGTTCATGCTGCTGCTGTGTGTCACCGGGCTGCCGCTGATCTTCCACCACGAGATCGGGCACTTGCTCGGCACGGAAGTCGAAGCGCCGCCCATGCCGAACAGCACGCAGAGGGTCAGCTTGGACCGGGTGCTCGAGGTGGCGCATGCGCAGCACCCGGACCGGGTCGTGCAGTTCGCCTCCCAGCCCGAGGACAGCACCGACTTGTGGTTCGTCACGCTGACGCCCACGCTCGACCCCACCGACGACTTCCGCTCGGTGGCCGTCGACGCACGCACCGGCGAGGTGCTGGCGCAGCCGCGCTTCGACGAGGGTTTCATCTGGGTGATGTTCAAGCTCCATGTCGATCTCTTCGCCGGGCTGCCGGGCAAGCTGTTCCTCGGGCTGATGGGCCTGTTGCTGCTGGTGGCCATCGTCAGCGGCGTGGTGCTCTACGGCCCCTTCATGCGCAAGCTCGAGTTCGGCACCGTGCGGCGCGGACGGCAGCCGCGGCTGAAGTGGCTGGACCTGCACAACGTGTTGGGCGTCGTCACGCTGATGTGGCTGTTCGTGGTCGGCGCCACCGGCATGATCAACACCTGGGCCGATCTGCTGATCAAGTACTGGCAGCACGATCAGCTCACCACTTTGCTGGCACCGTACCAAGGCCAGCCGGTGGTGCCCCACGCCGAGCGAGCACCGGTGCAGCGGGCGCTGGAGGCAGCGTCGCGACAGGCACCCGGCATGAACTTGTCTTTCATCGCGTTTGCCGGCACGGCGTTCTCGAGCCCGCACCACACCACGTTTTTCATGCGCGGCAACCAGCCGCTCACCTCTCGCTTGCTGCAACCGGTGCTGGTCGATGTCCGCACCGCAGAGGTCACCGCGGCACCGCCTCTGCCCTGGTACCTGGCCGCCCTGCAGTTGTCGCAGCCCTTGCACTTCGGCGACTACGGCGGACGGCCGATGCAAATCCTGTGGGCCTTGCTGGACATCGTCTCGATCGTCGTGCTCGGCAGCGGCCTGTACCTGTGGTTGCGCAAGGGGCAACCCGCAGCGGTCACCGAAGACAGTGCAGCGGTGCAAGAGGCGAGGGCGATTTCATGA
- a CDS encoding Tll0287-like domain-containing protein, which produces MKLIVKFNAVLLAASVLGLAATAGVTHRMLEDKARAETLHNARLMLEAAQGMRTYTSERIHKLLQTQMKYTFLPESVPSFAATEAFNALRRTMPEYGYKEAALNPTNPRDRVTDWEADIVSQFRNDPNRGEIVGERETATGRSLYLARPIKIVDANCLTCHTTPEMAPKTMVDAYGPANGFGWKLNETIGAQIVSVPTAMHEKQTRATMLGFMGSIALVFALVFVTLNVMLGVLVIRPVTRLSASAERVSLGEENVPKFQSSTQDEIGGLARAITRMRASLEKAMVMLEGEPVPSAASARVSTSAQHR; this is translated from the coding sequence ATGAAGCTCATCGTGAAATTCAATGCCGTGCTACTCGCCGCCAGCGTGCTCGGCCTGGCGGCGACCGCGGGCGTGACCCACCGCATGCTGGAAGACAAGGCGCGCGCCGAGACGCTGCACAACGCGCGGCTGATGCTGGAAGCGGCCCAGGGCATGCGCACCTACACCAGCGAGCGCATCCACAAGCTGCTGCAAACGCAAATGAAGTACACCTTCCTGCCGGAGTCGGTGCCCTCGTTCGCGGCCACCGAAGCCTTCAATGCGCTGCGCCGCACCATGCCCGAATACGGCTACAAGGAAGCGGCGCTCAACCCGACCAACCCACGCGACCGGGTGACGGACTGGGAAGCCGACATCGTTTCGCAGTTCCGCAACGACCCCAACCGCGGCGAGATCGTCGGCGAGCGCGAGACGGCCACCGGCCGCTCGCTCTACCTGGCGCGGCCGATCAAGATCGTCGATGCGAACTGCCTGACCTGCCACACCACGCCGGAGATGGCCCCCAAGACGATGGTCGATGCGTATGGCCCGGCCAACGGCTTCGGCTGGAAGCTCAACGAGACCATCGGTGCGCAGATCGTCTCGGTGCCCACCGCGATGCACGAGAAGCAGACGCGCGCCACGATGCTCGGCTTCATGGGGTCGATCGCACTCGTGTTCGCGCTGGTGTTCGTCACGCTCAACGTGATGCTGGGCGTGCTGGTGATCCGGCCGGTCACGCGGCTGTCGGCCAGCGCCGAGCGTGTCAGCCTCGGTGAAGAGAACGTGCCCAAGTTTCAATCGTCGACGCAGGACGAGATCGGCGGCCTGGCGCGCGCCATCACGCGCATGCGGGCCAGCCTGGAAAAGGCCATGGTGATGCTGGAAGGCGAGCCGGTCCCGTCGGCCGCGTCGGCCCGCGTCAGCACCTCTGCGCAGCACCGGTGA
- the fhuE gene encoding ferric-rhodotorulic acid/ferric-coprogen receptor FhuE: MHSRVCNRSVHLLTPISVAVLWAVQGPAWAQAGAASDAALPAYTVKAQAPKATTEGTRSYTTGQAGTATPLGLSLRDTPQSVSVVTQQRIEDQGLRSVLDVIDNGVGVSVHRFETNRVDFISRGFKITNLMIDGVPTTWDSTWSAGEAVSSLALYDRVEIVRGATGLTSGTGDPSAAVNLVRKRATSKTFTGTGDLGVGSRNQRRGMVDLSAPLNESGSVRARMVGEFERADSWVDLKQDETKTLYGTLTADLTPQTQLSVGISRQDNDSDSPMWGGLPYWYADGTTADWPRSKTTSARWARWDSEYENAFAELEHRFDNGWKARASVSHGDRRSDTPLLYMYGAPDRTTGLGLATWPGWYGTRSEQDDVGLSATGPWRLAGRVHEAAFGYAYSKNRFRADSRTADLGLAGNFNTWDGSYPEPAWSPWTFYQKDHTEQQAVYGVVRLNLADPLRVILGARVTNYEKTGFDANGNTLFQMEVDREFTPYLGLIYDLNDTYTAYASYTDIFQPQQLRDIHSRYLDPVLGKSTEAGIKGEFLGGRLNAALSVFQIKQDKLGQATDENVPGSAPPEAAYEESEGATSKGFEIEISGELQPGWSVSAGYTQFRLKDADGEDVNTIYPRKLLRLFTAYRLPGEWSALTVGGGVNWQSRTWTETTNPAGAPARIEQKAYALVDLMARYDIGKQWSAQVNVSNLFDKKFYGLSDAFDQITYGEPRTVTASVRYKF, encoded by the coding sequence ATGCACAGCAGGGTCTGCAACAGGAGTGTTCACCTACTCACGCCCATCAGCGTCGCGGTGCTGTGGGCCGTCCAAGGCCCCGCATGGGCCCAGGCCGGCGCAGCATCCGACGCCGCCCTCCCGGCTTACACGGTGAAGGCGCAGGCGCCGAAAGCCACCACCGAAGGGACCCGCTCGTACACCACCGGGCAAGCCGGGACCGCCACACCGCTGGGCTTGTCGCTGCGCGACACGCCGCAGTCCGTGTCGGTGGTGACGCAGCAGCGTATCGAAGATCAAGGGCTGCGCAGCGTGCTCGACGTGATCGACAACGGCGTGGGCGTCTCGGTGCACCGCTTCGAAACCAACCGGGTCGACTTCATCTCGCGTGGATTCAAGATCACGAATTTGATGATCGACGGCGTGCCCACCACGTGGGACTCGACCTGGAGCGCGGGAGAGGCCGTGAGCAGCCTGGCGCTCTACGACCGCGTCGAGATCGTCCGCGGGGCCACCGGCCTGACCAGCGGCACGGGCGATCCGTCGGCCGCCGTCAACCTGGTGCGCAAGCGCGCCACGAGCAAGACCTTCACCGGCACCGGCGACCTGGGCGTGGGCAGCCGAAACCAGCGACGCGGCATGGTGGACCTGTCCGCCCCGCTCAACGAGAGCGGCTCCGTGCGCGCCCGGATGGTCGGCGAGTTCGAGCGTGCCGACAGTTGGGTCGATCTGAAGCAGGACGAGACCAAGACGCTGTACGGGACCCTCACCGCCGATCTGACACCGCAGACGCAGCTTTCGGTCGGCATCAGCCGGCAGGACAACGACAGCGACAGCCCGATGTGGGGCGGACTGCCGTACTGGTATGCCGACGGCACGACAGCTGACTGGCCGCGTTCCAAGACCACCTCGGCCCGCTGGGCGCGCTGGGATTCCGAGTACGAGAACGCGTTCGCCGAGCTGGAGCACCGATTCGACAACGGTTGGAAGGCGCGTGCCAGCGTCAGCCACGGCGACCGCCGCAGCGACACCCCGCTGCTGTACATGTATGGGGCCCCCGACCGCACCACCGGACTGGGCCTGGCCACCTGGCCCGGCTGGTACGGCACCCGGAGCGAGCAGGACGACGTGGGCCTGAGCGCGACCGGTCCGTGGCGACTGGCCGGCCGGGTGCACGAGGCCGCCTTCGGCTATGCCTATTCCAAGAACCGCTTCAGGGCCGACAGCCGCACCGCCGACCTCGGCCTGGCCGGCAACTTCAACACCTGGGACGGCTCCTACCCCGAGCCCGCCTGGAGCCCGTGGACCTTCTACCAAAAGGACCACACCGAGCAGCAGGCGGTGTATGGGGTGGTGCGGCTGAACCTCGCCGATCCGCTGCGTGTCATCCTCGGCGCACGCGTCACGAACTATGAGAAGACGGGCTTCGACGCCAACGGCAACACGCTCTTCCAAATGGAGGTCGACCGCGAGTTCACGCCCTACCTCGGCCTGATCTACGACCTGAACGACACCTACACCGCTTACGCGAGCTACACCGACATCTTCCAGCCGCAGCAGCTGCGCGACATCCACAGCCGCTACCTCGACCCGGTCCTGGGCAAGAGCACCGAGGCCGGGATCAAAGGCGAGTTCCTCGGCGGCCGTTTGAACGCCGCGCTCTCGGTATTCCAGATCAAGCAGGACAAGCTCGGCCAGGCCACGGACGAGAACGTCCCCGGCAGTGCACCGCCGGAGGCAGCCTACGAGGAATCGGAGGGTGCCACCAGCAAGGGCTTCGAGATCGAGATCTCGGGCGAACTGCAGCCGGGTTGGAGCGTGAGCGCCGGCTACACGCAGTTTCGTCTCAAGGACGCCGACGGGGAGGATGTGAACACCATCTATCCGCGCAAGCTGCTGCGCCTGTTCACCGCCTACCGGCTGCCGGGCGAGTGGAGTGCGTTGACGGTCGGCGGTGGTGTCAACTGGCAATCGCGCACCTGGACCGAGACGACGAACCCGGCCGGCGCCCCCGCCCGCATCGAGCAAAAGGCCTACGCACTGGTCGACCTGATGGCGCGCTATGACATCGGCAAGCAATGGTCCGCACAGGTCAACGTCAGCAACCTGTTCGACAAGAAGTTCTACGGGCTGTCCGACGCGTTCGACCAGATCACCTATGGCGAGCCGCGCACCGTCACGGCGAGCGTTCGCTACAAGTTCTGA
- a CDS encoding SulP family inorganic anion transporter → MLPHPTLAMAAGLRRLPQWKGELRGGLTAGVLTLITSVSYAAVAGAPLGPDMAAAAVLSGLLAATVGGAVAGVLGSVPVQVFSPRASVAVVIATAATTLNTQVGALPNPSLSTTVAALTACLLLAALLQVAFSVLRLGALIRLIPHAVTAGLTIAIAVKLAWSQGPHLFALGAGDGLARHAPLATGLAGIAAIAVAYATGRGRNAIILGVCAGLAATGLLQAAGLDTGRHLPSVDWQVGSLLSPATLAAQLGAGTTAALQHMLPNLVAFAFLIALMNSMETLTSALALEQLGTQRFDPNRALLAGGLGSLASVCIGGLPVAGSASAAAVQAGGRTRACPLIGAAVVALLSLGFSRWIDSVPLAVVAAVLLGVAFDMALAPARELSQQWRQRGADGKRNPGELPVAVLVGVLLLWADMLTALTGGVLLATALAFFHMRDSLVRRQYDANAAEMPTQLRSLIGPAAGRHIQVIELGQPLFFATVETAVRVIERMARSTRFAIIDLSRVAVLDATAARTLSRACCALNQSGQQLLVVRTAYSAGFDAALRPCPVFDTVDQALHYCASRSVPEIAVVPSHGQDDDDRCSDQGPDTVVCEDWTGWVGGVPEPAPITPRPVAAPLPPPPAAAPARPASAGLVVEPRVLQALEQCLLHLVGPLGSVMLRRAMRGARTPGALCRAIAVEIADPVLRERFVTEAELLFNGVPATPPAAPQLPQRAVLNVELVDEAERELTAQLGPIAKVLVRRSQRHARNQRHFYQLLSRQLDNPALQRRFLARAGFAVGDSGVPLP, encoded by the coding sequence ATGCTGCCCCACCCCACTCTCGCCATGGCCGCCGGGCTGCGCCGACTGCCGCAGTGGAAAGGCGAACTGCGCGGAGGCCTGACGGCCGGCGTGCTGACCCTGATCACCTCGGTCTCGTACGCGGCCGTGGCCGGGGCCCCGCTGGGCCCCGACATGGCAGCGGCAGCCGTGCTGTCTGGGCTGCTGGCGGCCACCGTCGGTGGAGCGGTCGCCGGCGTGCTCGGCTCGGTGCCGGTGCAGGTGTTCTCGCCGCGCGCGTCGGTGGCGGTCGTGATCGCCACCGCGGCCACCACCTTGAACACGCAGGTGGGCGCCTTGCCCAACCCGTCCTTGAGCACCACGGTCGCCGCCCTGACCGCCTGTCTGCTGTTGGCAGCCCTGCTGCAGGTGGCCTTCAGCGTGCTCCGGCTCGGCGCCCTGATCCGCTTGATCCCCCATGCCGTGACGGCCGGGCTCACGATCGCGATCGCGGTCAAGCTGGCCTGGTCACAAGGGCCGCACCTGTTCGCGTTGGGCGCCGGCGACGGCCTGGCCCGGCATGCGCCGCTGGCGACCGGGCTCGCGGGCATCGCCGCGATCGCCGTCGCGTATGCGACCGGGCGGGGGCGCAACGCCATCATCCTCGGCGTCTGCGCCGGCCTGGCCGCCACCGGGCTGCTGCAGGCCGCCGGGCTGGACACCGGCCGCCACCTGCCGTCGGTCGACTGGCAGGTGGGGTCGCTGCTGTCCCCCGCGACGCTGGCGGCGCAACTCGGCGCCGGCACCACCGCGGCGCTGCAGCACATGCTGCCCAACCTGGTGGCGTTCGCCTTCCTGATCGCGCTAATGAATTCGATGGAAACGCTGACCTCGGCGCTGGCCCTCGAACAGCTCGGCACACAACGTTTCGATCCCAACCGTGCGCTGCTGGCCGGTGGGCTCGGGTCGCTCGCCTCGGTGTGCATCGGCGGACTGCCGGTGGCCGGCAGTGCGTCGGCCGCCGCGGTGCAGGCCGGCGGGCGCACCCGGGCCTGCCCGTTGATCGGCGCCGCCGTGGTGGCCCTGCTCTCGCTGGGCTTCAGCCGCTGGATCGACAGCGTGCCGCTGGCGGTGGTGGCAGCGGTGCTGCTCGGCGTGGCCTTCGACATGGCGCTCGCGCCGGCGCGCGAGTTGTCGCAGCAATGGCGGCAACGCGGCGCCGACGGCAAGCGCAACCCGGGCGAGTTGCCGGTGGCCGTGCTGGTCGGTGTGCTGCTGTTGTGGGCCGACATGCTGACGGCCTTGACCGGCGGTGTGCTGCTGGCGACCGCGCTGGCCTTTTTCCACATGCGCGACAGCCTGGTGCGGCGCCAGTACGACGCCAATGCGGCCGAGATGCCGACCCAGCTGCGTTCGCTGATCGGGCCGGCGGCGGGCCGCCACATCCAGGTGATCGAACTCGGTCAGCCCTTGTTCTTCGCAACCGTCGAGACCGCGGTCCGCGTGATCGAGCGGATGGCCCGCTCGACGCGCTTTGCCATCATCGACCTGAGCCGGGTGGCGGTGCTCGACGCCACCGCGGCACGCACGCTGTCGCGTGCCTGTTGTGCGCTCAACCAGTCGGGCCAGCAACTGCTGGTGGTCCGCACCGCCTACAGCGCGGGCTTCGATGCGGCGCTGCGGCCGTGCCCGGTGTTCGACACGGTCGACCAGGCGCTGCACTATTGCGCCTCGCGCAGCGTGCCCGAGATCGCGGTCGTGCCCTCGCATGGGCAGGACGACGACGACCGCTGCTCCGACCAGGGCCCCGACACCGTGGTGTGCGAAGACTGGACCGGCTGGGTCGGTGGTGTCCCCGAGCCCGCACCGATCACCCCTCGGCCGGTGGCAGCGCCGCTGCCGCCGCCCCCGGCAGCAGCACCGGCGCGCCCAGCCTCAGCCGGCCTGGTGGTCGAGCCTCGCGTGCTCCAGGCACTGGAGCAATGCCTGCTGCACCTTGTGGGCCCCCTGGGATCGGTGATGCTGCGCCGCGCGATGCGGGGCGCCCGCACGCCGGGCGCCTTGTGCCGCGCGATCGCAGTCGAGATTGCCGACCCGGTGCTGCGCGAACGTTTCGTGACCGAAGCCGAGCTGCTGTTCAACGGCGTGCCGGCGACCCCGCCCGCCGCGCCCCAACTGCCGCAGCGGGCGGTGCTGAACGTCGAGCTGGTCGACGAAGCCGAGCGGGAGCTGACCGCGCAGCTGGGGCCGATCGCCAAGGTGCTGGTGCGCCGCTCGCAGCGCCATGCGCGCAACCAGCGCCATTTCTATCAACTGCTGTCACGCCAGCTGGACAACCCGGCGCTGCAACGGCGTTTCCTGGCGCGTGCCGGCTTCGCCGTCGGCGACTCCGGAGTGCCCCTCCCATGA